A stretch of Vibrio maritimus DNA encodes these proteins:
- a CDS encoding tripartite tricarboxylate transporter TctB family protein, whose translation MSDFTSKLFTKENLLSRDRVGAMIFLILCLCYGYQTSLIPMFPGDEYEPFTARTLPTILTFVGIGLSVLLLITGQPDQKSAVEASFNWKLLIGFLVLMAGYGLGLTYLGFVLATSFFLLAGFYLLGERRKPILFGASFPFVIGFYLLLTQGLDIYLEPGLIFTIW comes from the coding sequence ATGTCTGATTTCACCTCAAAGCTGTTCACGAAAGAGAACCTGCTGTCTCGTGATCGTGTAGGTGCGATGATATTTTTGATTCTATGCTTGTGCTATGGATACCAAACATCGTTAATTCCCATGTTTCCTGGGGATGAGTACGAACCCTTTACTGCTCGAACCCTACCAACCATATTAACCTTTGTTGGTATCGGTCTGTCTGTTTTGTTATTGATTACTGGTCAGCCTGATCAGAAAAGTGCGGTCGAAGCCTCTTTTAACTGGAAACTACTCATTGGTTTCTTGGTTCTAATGGCGGGTTATGGATTAGGTCTCACCTACCTTGGCTTTGTATTGGCAACCAGCTTTTTCCTATTGGCGGGATTCTATTTATTGGGTGAGCGCAGAAAACCCATCTTGTTTGGCGCATCGTTCCCATTTGTCATCGGTTTTTATCTATTACTCACTCAAGGTCTGGATATCTATCTAGAACCTGGGCTCATCTTCACGATTTGGTAG
- a CDS encoding tripartite tricarboxylate transporter substrate binding protein translates to MFKALKPTLAASFVAATLSFGSYAADLEKIHFLIPGGAGGGWDMTARGTGDVLVKADIVDNVSFQNLSGGGGGKAIAHLIETAERQEDTLMVNSTPIVVRSLTGVFPQSFRDLTPVAATIADYGAIVASADSPYNTWEDVVADFKENPRKVKIAGGSARGSMDHLVVAAAFKGEGFDAKKVRYIAYDAGGKAMAALLSGETQLLSTGLGEVLEMSKSGQVKVLAVTAPKRLEAAPDIPTLTEYGNETVFANWRGFFAAPNASEEKVKEWTAALSKMYTTDEWAVVRDRNGWIDNYKPDQDFYKFLEDQEKQMGALMTELGFLNK, encoded by the coding sequence ATGTTTAAGGCACTAAAACCTACCCTTGCAGCGTCATTCGTTGCAGCTACCCTTTCATTTGGCAGCTATGCCGCTGATCTTGAGAAGATTCACTTCTTGATTCCGGGTGGTGCTGGTGGTGGTTGGGATATGACTGCACGCGGTACTGGTGACGTTTTGGTGAAAGCAGATATTGTCGACAATGTCTCTTTCCAAAATCTATCTGGTGGCGGCGGCGGTAAAGCCATTGCTCACCTGATTGAAACGGCCGAGCGTCAAGAAGACACGCTAATGGTCAACTCTACTCCTATCGTCGTTCGCTCTCTAACGGGTGTATTTCCACAGTCGTTCCGAGATCTAACTCCAGTAGCCGCTACTATTGCGGACTATGGTGCGATCGTTGCATCTGCAGATTCCCCATATAACACATGGGAAGATGTGGTTGCAGATTTCAAAGAGAACCCACGTAAAGTGAAGATTGCTGGTGGCTCAGCACGAGGTAGTATGGACCACCTTGTCGTTGCAGCAGCCTTTAAAGGCGAAGGGTTTGACGCTAAAAAAGTTCGCTACATTGCCTATGATGCGGGCGGCAAAGCGATGGCTGCTCTACTATCTGGCGAGACACAACTACTGTCGACAGGTCTGGGTGAAGTTCTTGAGATGTCGAAATCTGGGCAAGTTAAAGTTCTTGCGGTTACCGCTCCTAAACGCCTAGAGGCTGCTCCAGATATTCCAACGTTAACGGAATACGGCAATGAAACCGTATTTGCCAACTGGCGTGGTTTCTTCGCAGCGCCTAACGCTAGCGAAGAGAAAGTGAAAGAGTGGACTGCCGCACTGTCGAAAATGTACACCACTGATGAATGGGCTGTTGTTCGTGACCGCAATGGCTGGATCGACAACTACAAGCCTGATCAAGATTTCTATAAGTTCCTCGAAGACCAAGAGAAACAGATGGGTGCATTGATGACTGAGCTTGGCTTCTTAAACAAGTAA
- a CDS encoding GntR family transcriptional regulator, which produces MSVELAMNDELPLKEGTKSENLTERLIEEIVEGRIESGSKISEPELAKRFEVSRGPLREAIMRLEGLGLIERIPHVGARVITLSQQKLVELYSVREALEGMAARLAATHISDEEVAELEKLLGRHSEHIDEVSGASYFHQHGDFDFHYRIIKASQNSQLVHLLCNELYHLLRMYRYQSPRTQSRPEAALKEHLFILDAIKNRDQELAELLMRRHISRSKALIEQNLN; this is translated from the coding sequence ATGAGCGTTGAACTAGCAATGAATGATGAACTCCCGTTAAAAGAGGGGACGAAGTCAGAAAATTTAACAGAACGATTGATTGAAGAGATCGTAGAAGGGCGCATTGAGTCAGGCAGCAAAATCTCTGAACCCGAGCTTGCAAAGCGATTTGAGGTAAGTCGTGGTCCTTTGCGCGAAGCAATCATGAGATTAGAAGGGCTCGGGCTAATAGAGCGAATCCCACATGTTGGAGCTCGAGTGATTACCTTATCGCAGCAAAAGTTGGTTGAGCTTTACTCTGTACGCGAGGCCCTTGAGGGAATGGCGGCAAGATTGGCTGCGACACATATCAGTGACGAAGAAGTCGCCGAGCTAGAAAAGCTTCTTGGTAGACACTCTGAACATATTGATGAAGTGTCAGGCGCTTCTTATTTTCATCAACACGGCGATTTTGACTTTCATTATCGAATTATTAAAGCCAGTCAAAATAGCCAGTTGGTTCATTTGTTGTGCAATGAGCTCTATCACTTGCTTCGAATGTATCGCTATCAATCACCCAGAACTCAATCGAGACCAGAGGCCGCTTTAAAAGAGCACTTATTCATCTTGGACGCGATAAAAAACCGTGACCAAGAGTTGGCAGAGCTGCTAATGAGAAGACATATCTCACGCAGCAAAGCCTTGATAGAACAAAACCTTAATTAG
- the prpB gene encoding methylisocitrate lyase, whose amino-acid sequence MSASPGQLFRDAVTNGSPLQVVGTVNPYCAMMAKNVGHQAIYLSGGGIANASYGLPDLGITTLNDVLVDVERITNACDLPLLVDIDTGFGGAFNIARTIKAMEKAGAAAVHIEDQVAQKRCGHRPNKAIVSQQEMVDRVKAAVDAKSDQSFVIMARTDALAVEGMDKAIERAIACVEAGADMIFPEAMTSLDHYKQFKSALSQATGKDVPILANITEFGQTPLFGCEELASVGVDMVLYPLSAFRAMNKAAENVYQHLLSVGNQEALTSQMQTRAELYEHLNYHSYEDKLDQLFADNKS is encoded by the coding sequence ATGTCAGCTTCACCAGGTCAATTATTTCGTGACGCCGTCACTAATGGAAGCCCTTTACAAGTCGTGGGTACAGTTAATCCGTACTGCGCCATGATGGCCAAAAACGTCGGTCATCAAGCCATTTACCTCTCTGGGGGTGGTATCGCCAATGCTTCTTACGGTTTGCCAGATCTAGGTATAACAACACTCAACGACGTACTGGTAGATGTAGAGCGAATTACTAATGCTTGCGATCTACCACTACTCGTTGATATCGACACCGGATTTGGTGGTGCTTTTAACATTGCACGCACGATCAAAGCGATGGAGAAAGCAGGGGCGGCAGCTGTCCATATTGAGGACCAAGTCGCTCAGAAACGATGTGGTCATCGGCCCAATAAAGCCATCGTGTCGCAGCAGGAAATGGTCGACCGTGTAAAAGCAGCGGTCGATGCGAAAAGCGATCAGAGTTTTGTGATCATGGCGCGTACTGATGCCCTTGCCGTCGAAGGGATGGATAAAGCGATTGAGCGTGCTATTGCCTGCGTTGAAGCGGGGGCAGATATGATTTTCCCAGAAGCGATGACCTCACTCGATCATTACAAGCAGTTCAAATCGGCATTGTCACAGGCGACGGGAAAAGACGTTCCTATTCTCGCCAACATCACTGAGTTTGGTCAGACGCCGCTATTTGGCTGTGAAGAATTAGCAAGTGTTGGTGTTGATATGGTGCTCTATCCATTGTCAGCGTTCAGAGCAATGAACAAAGCGGCGGAAAATGTGTATCAACATTTGTTATCTGTGGGTAATCAAGAGGCGTTGACGTCACAAATGCAGACGCGAGCTGAGCTTTATGAACATCTCAACTATCACAGCTACGAGGATAAATTGGATCAGCTCTTTGCTGATAACAAGTCCTAA
- the prpC gene encoding bifunctional 2-methylcitrate synthase/citrate synthase, which translates to MPNSAIGGAGLRGQSAGTTSLCTVGKSGTGLTYRGYDITDLANNAQFEEVAHLLLRGHLPNQKELDDYKTILVGLRGLPEPLKQALELIPADAHPMDVMRTGCSVLGNLEQELDFSDQEKATERMLALFPAIICYWYRFSHDGVRIDTADQSEDCIGGYFLKMLTDKAPSETHKKVMHCSLILYAEHEFNASTFAARVCASTLSDIHSCITAAIGTLRGPLHGGANEAAMDMIQDWRSADEAEANIMQMLANKDKIMGFGHAIYRESDPRNALIKRWSKALSQEVGDTYLYDVSVRVEAVMKREKGLFCNADFFHASAYHFMDIPTKLFTPIFVMSRLTGWAAHVYEQRANNRIIRPSADYDGPEAREWTPIEARD; encoded by the coding sequence ATGCCTAATTCAGCCATCGGTGGAGCAGGTCTACGAGGTCAAAGTGCAGGTACGACATCACTGTGTACTGTGGGTAAATCTGGAACGGGGTTAACCTATCGTGGTTACGACATTACCGATCTAGCCAACAACGCGCAGTTTGAAGAGGTTGCACACTTGCTATTGCGCGGACATCTCCCCAACCAAAAAGAACTGGACGATTACAAGACGATTCTAGTCGGATTGCGTGGCTTACCTGAGCCGCTTAAACAAGCACTGGAGTTAATTCCTGCTGACGCGCATCCGATGGATGTTATGCGAACAGGTTGTTCCGTGTTGGGTAATCTAGAGCAGGAGCTTGATTTCTCAGACCAAGAGAAAGCAACTGAGCGCATGTTGGCGCTGTTTCCTGCCATTATCTGTTATTGGTATCGTTTTAGTCATGACGGTGTGCGTATTGATACCGCTGACCAAAGTGAAGATTGTATCGGCGGTTATTTCCTAAAAATGCTCACTGACAAAGCGCCTTCAGAAACGCACAAGAAGGTGATGCACTGCTCACTGATCTTGTATGCGGAGCATGAGTTTAATGCCTCTACATTCGCGGCACGCGTTTGTGCATCAACCTTGTCTGACATTCACTCCTGTATCACTGCCGCTATTGGCACTTTGCGTGGTCCTCTGCATGGAGGAGCAAACGAAGCGGCTATGGATATGATTCAAGATTGGCGAAGCGCGGATGAAGCAGAAGCGAACATCATGCAGATGCTTGCTAACAAGGACAAAATCATGGGATTCGGACACGCGATCTACCGTGAGAGCGATCCCCGAAATGCTCTGATTAAGCGTTGGTCAAAAGCACTATCCCAAGAAGTCGGCGATACCTATCTGTATGACGTTTCTGTGCGCGTAGAAGCCGTGATGAAACGTGAAAAAGGACTGTTTTGTAACGCGGATTTCTTCCATGCTTCTGCTTATCACTTCATGGATATCCCAACTAAGTTGTTTACGCCGATTTTCGTGATGAGTCGACTCACAGGTTGGGCTGCACATGTTTACGAGCAGCGTGCGAACAATCGAATCATTCGCCCGAGTGCAGACTATGATGGTCCAGAAGCAAGAGAGTGGACACCAATCGAGGCGCGTGACTAG
- the acnD gene encoding Fe/S-dependent 2-methylisocitrate dehydratase AcnD translates to MSKNTINYQYRKPLPGTQLDYFDAQAAVNDIEAGAYERLPYTAKVLAENLVHRCEPSELEACLSQLIYRKRDKDFPWYPARVVCHDILGQTALVDLAGLRDAIASQGGDPAAVNPVVETQLIVDHSLAVEHAGFDPDAFEKNRAVEERRNEDRFHFIEWCKTAFENVSVVPAGNGIMHQINLEKLSPVVQVKNGVAYPDTCVGTDSHTPHVDALGVIAIGVGGLEAETVMLGRPSMMRLPDIVGVKLTGERQPGITATDIVLALTEFLRSQKVVSSYLEFFGEGTKQLTIGDRATISNMTPEYGASAGMFYIDEQTINYLKLTGRDDEQVKLVEQYAKQTGLWADELENAEYERVLEFDLSKVERTLAGPSNPHRRLPTAQLNQQGIAGEWQQQDDKMPDGAVIIAAITSCTNTSNPRNVVAAGLIAKKANQLGLLRKPWVKSSFAPGSKVAKLYLQESGLLPELEKLGFGIVAYACTTCNGMSGALDPKIQQEIIDNDLYTTAVLSGNRNFDGRIHPYAKQAFLASPPLVVAYAIAGTIRFDIERDALGLDASGKPIYLNDIWPSDEEIDAVVNTHVKPEQFNQVYLQMFKVNDEQTNSNPLYDWREKSTYIRRPPYWEGALAKPRTLSGMRPLAILGDNITTDHLSPSNAILASSAAGEYLTSMGVPEEDYNSYATHRGDHLTAQRATFANPKLFNEMVRENGETVQGSLARVEPEGKVTRMWEAIETYMTRKQPLIIVAGADYGQGSSRDWAAKGVRLAGVEAIVAEGFERIHRTNLVGMGVLPLQFKEGTDRNTLGLDGTETYDVVGDIAPGCDLALVVTRSNGEKLDIAVTCRLDTADEVAVYSSGGVLQRFAQDFLAK, encoded by the coding sequence ATGTCGAAAAACACTATAAATTACCAATATCGAAAACCGCTACCTGGTACGCAACTCGATTACTTTGATGCCCAGGCTGCCGTTAATGATATAGAAGCAGGCGCCTATGAACGCCTGCCTTACACGGCGAAAGTCCTTGCTGAAAACTTGGTTCATCGCTGTGAACCGTCTGAGCTTGAGGCATGCTTGTCTCAGCTCATCTATAGGAAAAGAGACAAGGATTTTCCTTGGTATCCTGCGCGAGTCGTTTGTCACGATATTTTAGGACAAACCGCACTGGTTGATTTAGCTGGCCTGCGCGATGCCATTGCAAGTCAAGGAGGCGATCCAGCTGCCGTCAACCCAGTGGTTGAAACACAGCTAATCGTAGACCATTCGCTAGCGGTCGAGCACGCGGGTTTTGACCCCGATGCGTTTGAGAAAAACCGAGCGGTTGAAGAGCGCCGAAACGAAGATCGATTCCACTTTATTGAGTGGTGTAAAACGGCGTTTGAAAACGTGAGTGTCGTTCCTGCGGGCAACGGCATCATGCACCAGATTAATTTAGAAAAGCTCTCTCCAGTGGTTCAGGTCAAAAATGGGGTCGCATACCCAGATACGTGTGTCGGCACCGACAGCCATACGCCTCACGTAGACGCGCTTGGCGTTATCGCAATTGGGGTTGGCGGGCTAGAGGCTGAAACCGTGATGTTGGGCAGACCTTCAATGATGCGCTTGCCTGATATTGTCGGGGTAAAACTCACCGGCGAACGTCAACCGGGTATCACGGCGACCGATATCGTTTTGGCCCTGACAGAGTTTTTGAGATCCCAGAAAGTCGTCTCCAGTTACTTAGAGTTCTTTGGAGAAGGCACTAAGCAGCTCACGATTGGCGACCGAGCAACAATTTCTAACATGACGCCTGAGTATGGCGCGTCAGCGGGTATGTTCTATATCGACGAGCAAACTATTAACTATCTGAAGTTAACGGGTAGAGATGACGAACAAGTTAAACTTGTCGAGCAATACGCAAAGCAAACTGGGTTGTGGGCTGATGAGTTAGAAAACGCTGAGTATGAGCGAGTCCTAGAGTTTGATTTGTCTAAGGTAGAGCGCACGTTAGCTGGTCCGTCTAATCCTCATCGACGATTGCCAACCGCTCAGCTCAATCAACAAGGCATCGCGGGCGAGTGGCAGCAACAAGATGATAAGATGCCAGACGGCGCGGTAATTATCGCAGCCATTACGTCTTGCACGAATACCAGTAATCCCCGCAACGTTGTCGCTGCCGGATTGATTGCGAAGAAGGCAAATCAGCTCGGCTTGTTACGCAAACCTTGGGTTAAATCGTCCTTTGCTCCGGGCTCTAAGGTGGCAAAACTTTACTTACAAGAGTCTGGCTTGTTGCCTGAATTGGAGAAGCTAGGCTTCGGGATAGTCGCTTACGCCTGTACGACTTGTAATGGTATGAGCGGTGCGTTGGACCCGAAAATTCAGCAAGAAATCATAGATAACGACCTATATACGACGGCAGTCCTCTCTGGCAACCGTAACTTTGACGGACGCATTCACCCTTACGCAAAACAAGCGTTTTTAGCGTCGCCACCTTTGGTTGTGGCCTATGCCATTGCGGGCACCATCCGCTTTGACATCGAACGCGATGCACTAGGTCTTGATGCATCTGGCAAGCCGATATACCTCAATGACATTTGGCCAAGCGATGAAGAGATTGACGCTGTTGTGAATACTCACGTTAAGCCTGAGCAGTTTAACCAAGTCTACTTACAGATGTTTAAGGTTAATGATGAGCAAACCAACTCAAACCCACTTTACGACTGGCGTGAAAAGAGCACCTATATTCGCCGCCCACCATACTGGGAAGGGGCACTTGCCAAGCCTAGAACGTTAAGTGGCATGAGACCGCTGGCCATTCTTGGAGATAACATTACCACTGACCATTTGTCGCCATCTAACGCTATCTTAGCGTCCAGTGCAGCGGGTGAATACCTCACAAGTATGGGGGTGCCTGAGGAAGACTATAACTCTTATGCTACTCACCGAGGTGATCACTTGACCGCGCAGCGAGCAACGTTCGCTAACCCGAAACTGTTTAATGAAATGGTGCGTGAGAATGGTGAGACCGTCCAAGGCTCTTTAGCTCGTGTTGAACCTGAGGGTAAAGTGACGCGGATGTGGGAAGCGATAGAAACCTATATGACTCGCAAGCAACCACTCATCATTGTTGCGGGCGCAGACTACGGTCAGGGCTCCTCAAGAGATTGGGCTGCCAAAGGTGTACGGCTGGCTGGCGTAGAAGCGATAGTCGCCGAAGGCTTTGAACGTATCCATCGCACCAATCTAGTCGGCATGGGTGTGCTCCCTCTGCAATTTAAAGAGGGTACGGATCGCAACACCCTAGGGTTAGACGGAACTGAAACCTACGATGTGGTTGGTGATATCGCCCCTGGCTGCGATTTAGCGCTGGTGGTTACAAGATCTAACGGTGAGAAGTTAGACATCGCCGTCACTTGTCGCCTTGATACAGCAGATGAAGTCGCGGTGTATTCATCTGGCGGCGTACTGCAGCGTTTCGCGCAAGACTTTCTCGCGAAATAG
- the prpF gene encoding 2-methylaconitate cis-trans isomerase PrpF yields the protein MTKQIRVPATYMRGGTSKGVFFNLSDLPEEAQVSGEARDQLLMRVIGSPDPYAKQIDGMGGATSSTSKTVIVSKSSKEGHDIDYLFGQVAIDKAFVDWSGNCGNLSAAVGPFAIHSGLISKDKLPENGLAEVRIWQANIEKTIVAKVPMVDGEVQELGDFLLDGVTFPAAEIAVEFVDPSSSEGSMFPTGNLIDDLDVPDLGTFNATMISAGIPTIFIDASELGLKGTELQEDINGSDDWLKKFETIRAHGALKMGLIDSLEEAATRQHTPKIAFVSKPKNYTSSSNKPIQVDDVDLLVRAMSMGKLHHAMMGTAAVAIACAAAVEGTVVNIAAGGGVRDGVTFGHPSGTLKVGAVASKSNDSWSVDRAIMSRSARILMEGWVRVPSDTF from the coding sequence ATGACTAAACAAATCAGAGTTCCTGCAACTTACATGCGAGGTGGCACCAGCAAAGGGGTATTCTTCAATCTATCGGACTTACCTGAAGAGGCGCAAGTATCCGGAGAGGCGAGAGACCAGCTACTCATGCGCGTCATTGGTAGTCCGGATCCTTATGCAAAACAGATTGATGGCATGGGCGGCGCGACCTCCAGTACTAGCAAAACTGTGATTGTCTCAAAAAGCAGTAAAGAGGGTCACGATATTGACTATCTATTTGGGCAGGTTGCAATAGACAAAGCCTTTGTTGATTGGAGCGGTAACTGCGGCAATCTATCCGCCGCAGTAGGCCCTTTTGCGATACACAGCGGTCTTATTAGTAAAGACAAGCTCCCGGAAAACGGTTTAGCCGAAGTGAGAATCTGGCAGGCGAACATCGAGAAGACCATAGTCGCGAAAGTCCCTATGGTTGATGGTGAGGTGCAAGAACTTGGTGATTTCTTGCTAGATGGTGTGACATTTCCTGCAGCAGAAATTGCCGTTGAGTTTGTCGACCCTAGTAGCAGTGAAGGTTCCATGTTCCCGACGGGTAATTTAATCGATGACCTAGATGTGCCAGATCTTGGGACGTTTAATGCCACCATGATAAGTGCAGGTATCCCAACTATTTTCATTGATGCATCTGAGTTGGGTCTTAAAGGCACAGAGCTACAAGAAGATATCAATGGTTCGGATGATTGGCTTAAAAAGTTTGAAACCATCCGTGCTCATGGAGCGTTGAAAATGGGGCTAATCGATTCACTGGAGGAGGCGGCAACAAGGCAACATACACCAAAAATTGCGTTTGTGTCTAAGCCGAAAAATTACACATCCTCAAGTAATAAACCTATCCAAGTAGACGACGTCGACCTATTAGTAAGAGCCATGTCGATGGGTAAATTACACCATGCCATGATGGGTACCGCGGCGGTTGCCATTGCCTGTGCTGCTGCTGTCGAGGGTACGGTGGTTAATATCGCCGCTGGTGGCGGTGTACGTGATGGTGTCACGTTTGGGCATCCCTCAGGGACACTTAAGGTAGGTGCTGTGGCATCGAAGTCTAATGACAGTTGGTCAGTAGACAGAGCAATCATGAGCAGAAGTGCAAGGATCCTTATGGAAGGTTGGGTTCGTGTACCGTCAGATACGTTTTGA
- a CDS encoding propionyl-CoA synthetase: MSAYQKEYQWAEQQPESFWEHQASKIDWFEAPKTILAKDDNGIERWYPDGVMNTSWLALDYHCEQGRGDNTALIYDSPVTGTKQSYSYQEMRDKVAKIAGMLAAQGVVKGDRVIIYMPMIPEAAMAMLACARLGAIHSVVFGGFAPNELAVRIEDAEPKVIMTASCGIEINKVLPYKPLVDQAIMDSRWKPEKVFVLQRPQCVAELNQERDLDWGDKYQKALPHDCVPVLATDPLYILYTSGTTGKPKGVVRDNGGHAVAMKYSMSAIYNMPTDGVFWAASDVGWVVGHSYIVYAPLIHGCTSILFEGKPVRTPDPGAFWRVCEEYKVKVLFSAPTAFRAIKKEDPEGAELDKYDLSTLESIFMAGERLDPPTLEWVQHHTQKPVIDHWWQTETGWAISSNPVGIESMPIKAGSSTKPSPGFKVEILNELGEPVGPNQQGFVSLKRPLPPSCLTTVWRNHDRFESGYLSQFEGYYVSGDGGYLDDQGYLFIMGRVDDVINVAGHRLSTGEMEEIVGGHPAIAECAVVGVHDDLKGQLPLGLVVLKDGVKVDSDDLENELVGKVRSEIGAVACFKHALVVDRLPKTRSGKILRRVIRQIADGESYTVPSTIDDPASLSEIEKALHTN; encoded by the coding sequence ATGTCTGCATACCAAAAAGAGTATCAATGGGCAGAGCAGCAACCTGAGTCATTTTGGGAGCACCAAGCAAGCAAAATTGATTGGTTTGAAGCGCCAAAAACGATCTTAGCGAAAGATGATAACGGTATCGAGCGTTGGTATCCCGATGGCGTTATGAATACGTCTTGGCTAGCACTTGACTATCACTGTGAGCAGGGGCGAGGTGATAACACTGCACTCATTTATGATTCACCGGTCACAGGGACGAAACAGAGCTATAGCTACCAAGAAATGCGCGATAAGGTCGCCAAAATAGCGGGTATGCTTGCTGCTCAAGGTGTGGTGAAAGGTGACCGCGTTATTATATACATGCCTATGATTCCAGAAGCGGCGATGGCGATGCTGGCATGTGCACGCCTGGGGGCTATCCACTCTGTTGTGTTTGGAGGCTTTGCTCCGAACGAACTCGCGGTGCGAATCGAAGATGCGGAGCCGAAGGTCATCATGACGGCGTCTTGTGGTATCGAAATTAATAAGGTGCTGCCGTACAAGCCACTTGTCGACCAAGCCATTATGGATAGTCGATGGAAGCCAGAAAAAGTGTTTGTCTTGCAAAGACCTCAATGTGTTGCTGAGCTAAATCAGGAGCGCGATCTTGATTGGGGAGACAAATACCAAAAGGCACTTCCACACGATTGTGTACCCGTGTTGGCCACCGATCCACTTTACATACTCTACACTTCTGGCACCACAGGTAAGCCGAAAGGTGTGGTGCGTGATAACGGTGGCCACGCTGTTGCTATGAAGTACTCCATGAGTGCTATTTACAATATGCCGACTGATGGTGTGTTTTGGGCAGCGTCGGATGTCGGTTGGGTAGTAGGGCACTCATACATTGTTTACGCCCCCTTGATTCATGGTTGTACTTCAATTCTGTTTGAAGGTAAGCCGGTTCGAACGCCGGATCCCGGCGCTTTTTGGCGAGTGTGTGAAGAATACAAGGTTAAGGTACTTTTCTCAGCACCAACGGCATTTCGAGCCATCAAGAAAGAGGACCCTGAAGGTGCTGAGTTAGATAAATACGATCTAAGCACTCTAGAAAGTATCTTTATGGCGGGGGAAAGGCTCGACCCTCCAACGCTTGAATGGGTTCAGCATCACACCCAAAAACCGGTTATTGACCATTGGTGGCAAACGGAAACAGGCTGGGCCATTTCTTCTAATCCTGTTGGTATTGAATCGATGCCAATAAAAGCAGGTTCTTCAACGAAACCGAGTCCGGGCTTTAAAGTGGAGATCTTGAACGAGTTAGGGGAGCCAGTTGGACCGAACCAACAGGGCTTTGTCTCGCTTAAGCGACCATTGCCACCGAGCTGTTTAACTACGGTGTGGCGCAACCACGATCGATTTGAATCCGGATATCTTAGCCAATTTGAAGGCTACTACGTTTCGGGTGATGGTGGTTACCTCGATGATCAAGGTTATTTGTTTATTATGGGGCGCGTTGACGACGTCATTAACGTGGCTGGGCATCGCCTATCGACTGGTGAAATGGAAGAAATTGTCGGTGGGCACCCTGCAATTGCCGAGTGTGCGGTGGTGGGTGTGCACGACGACCTCAAAGGGCAACTTCCGCTTGGTTTAGTGGTGCTTAAAGATGGTGTGAAAGTAGATAGTGATGACCTCGAGAATGAACTGGTTGGTAAAGTTCGTTCTGAAATCGGTGCCGTTGCTTGCTTTAAACATGCTCTAGTGGTGGATAGGTTACCGAAAACACGTTCAGGTAAGATATTGCGCCGCGTAATCAGGCAGATTGCCGATGGTGAAAGCTACACCGTACCGTCGACAATCGATGATCCAGCGAGTCTATCTGAAATAGAAAAAGCGCTACATACCAACTAG
- a CDS encoding GNAT family N-acetyltransferase — protein sequence MDSNSITLRSATEKDLYTLNDLMFELHDHHHKAVPDDFKSANEVQEEKSVARYLDSPECLVLVATITSDNNQIIVGFVTAQFCELTSPISKPSLVGNVDELYVVPKWRQHGVAAALLTEAETRLQQLGATQIMVEVWDFNQSALNLYKKQGFFPHIHCLRKKI from the coding sequence ATGGATTCCAACAGCATTACTCTTCGATCTGCGACGGAAAAAGACCTTTATACGCTCAATGATCTGATGTTCGAATTACACGACCATCACCATAAAGCAGTCCCTGATGACTTTAAGTCTGCCAATGAAGTCCAAGAAGAAAAGAGTGTTGCTCGTTACCTAGATTCACCGGAGTGCTTGGTGCTGGTAGCGACGATTACCTCCGATAATAATCAAATCATTGTCGGCTTTGTCACGGCTCAATTTTGTGAATTAACATCTCCAATTAGCAAGCCGAGTCTAGTGGGGAATGTTGATGAGTTATATGTCGTGCCCAAGTGGCGTCAACATGGTGTCGCAGCTGCCTTGCTAACAGAAGCCGAAACAAGGTTACAGCAGCTCGGAGCAACCCAGATTATGGTAGAAGTTTGGGACTTTAACCAATCAGCGCTGAATCTGTATAAGAAGCAGGGATTTTTCCCTCATATTCACTGTCTTAGAAAAAAAATATAA